The nucleotide window CCGAGCCATCATCATCCGCACCCTGAGCCAGATCGGCAGCCGCCGCGAGGGCCAGCAATACCTCTCATACTTcacctccgtctcctcccaaAAGTTCGCCGTTATCAAGGTCGGCGGTGCCATCCTCACCGactacctcgacgacctttGCGAGAACATTGCCTTCCTCTACGAGGTCGGCCTGTACCCCGTCATCGTCCATGGCGCCGGTCCTCAGCTGAACCGTCTGCTTCAGGAGGCCGGTGTCGAGCCCCAGTTCGAGGAGGGTATCCGCGTGACTGATGGCAAGACCCTGACCGTCGCACGCAAGCTGTTCCTCCAGGAGAACATGAAGCTCGTTgagaagctcgagggccttggcGTCCGCACTCGTCCTCTGACCACCGTCCTGACCGCCGACTACCTTGACAAGGAGAAGTGGAACTTGGTCGGTAAGATCACCAGTGTTGACAAGGGGCCTGTCGAGCTGGCCATTTCCCAGGGCTATGTTCCCATCCTTACCTCCATGGCCGAGACCACCGAGGGCCAGATCCTCAACGTcaacgccgacgtcgccgccgcggagcTTGCCCGTGCGCTCGAGCCCCTGAAGATCGTCTACCTCTCCGAGAAGGGCGGTCTTTTCAACGGCGAGACCGGCGACAAGATCTCCCACATCAACCTTGACGAGGAGTACGACCACCTCATGTCCCAGTCTTGGTGCCGCTACGGCACCCGtctcaagatcaaggagatcaaggagcTTCTGGAGACCCTGCCGCGCACGTCGAGTgtcgccatcatccaccCCAGCGACCTGCAGAAGGAGCTCTTCACTGATTCCGGCGCCGGTACCCTGATCCGCCGTGGAGACAAgatcgccttcgccgacaaCATCGCGTCTTTCCCCGACCTGGCCAAGCTGAAGCAGACTCTCATCCGCGACCGCGAGGGCATGGACGCCGAGGCCACCGTCGACCGCTACATTGAGTTCCTCAAGGGAACCCCTTTTAAGGCCTACTACGACGAGCCCCTGAActgcgtcgccatcgtcctcccccccaacgAGGAGCGATCCCACCCGACTCTCGCCACCCTGACCGTCACCAAGGAGGGTTGGTTGAGCAACGTCACGGAGAACGTCTTCCacgccatcaagaaggaCCACCCCAAGCTCGTCTGGACCGTcagcgaggaggacgagaaccTCACTTGGTtcttcgacaaggccgacggCAGCTTCTCGAGCAAGGGCAACCAGCTTTTCTGGTATGGCATCAACAACCTCCAGGAGCTCGGCGTCTTGACCGACGAGTTCAACGCCCACGGCCGCGCCATGCTTGGCGACTCCAACCTCGAGGcccgcctgcgccgcgccgcccagACCTCGAACCGCAACCTCAACCAGTCCACCACCCCTGCCCAGGCCCGCGGTTTCTCGACCATGGCCCGCCGCCCGATGtgggcccccgccgccgctagCTTGTCTGGCAAGCGTACGTTCGCCACgtacaccaccaccaaccccAACCCTCCCCTGGGCAAGAAGAACGCCTCCAACGACGTCCCTTCGCGCGTCGCCCTGATCGGTGCCCGTGGCTACACCGGCCAGGCCCTCATCGAGATGCTCAACGCCCACCCCAACATGGACCTCCGCCACGTCTCATCTCGTGAGCTTGCCGGCCAGAAGCTCGAGGGCTACACCAAGCGCGATGTTACCTACGAGAACCTGAGCCCTGATCAGGTCaccgagctcgagaagaaTGGCGCCATCGACTGCTGGGTCATGGCCCTCCCCAACGGTGTCTGCAAGCCCTAcatcgaggccatcaacGAGGCCCGCAAGGGCGGCGCTGACCACCGCagcgtcatcgtcgacctgTCGGCCGACTACCGCTTCGACAACACCTGGACGTACGGTCTTCCCGAGCTGACGGGCCGTTCCGAGATCTACAAGGCCGACAAGATTTCCAACCCCGGCTGCTACGCGACCGCTGCGCAGCTCGGCATTGCGCCCTTGGTCGAGCACCTCGGCGGCTCTCCCTCCGTCTTCGGCATCTCCGGCTACTCGGGCGCCGGCACCAAGCCCTCGCCCAAGAACGACGTCAACCTGCTCAAGGACAACCTGATGCCCTACAGCTTGACGGACCATATCCACGAGCGCGAGATCAGCGCcaagctcggcgccgacgtcgccttCTCGCCGCACGTTGCCTCGTGGTTCCGCGGCATCCAGGCCACCATCCACATCCCCCTTAACAAGACCATCACCTCGCGCGACATCCGCCAGATCTACCAGGACCGCTACGCCGGcgagaagctcgtcaaggtcgtcggcgagcccCCCCTTGTCAAGAACATCATGAACAAGCACGGTGTTGAAATCGGCGGCTTCGCGGTCCACAGCAGCGGCAGGCGTGTTGTTGTTTGCGCCACTATTGACAACCTGCTCAAGGGCGCGGCGACTCAGTGTCTTCGTAAGTATCTCCTCTCTAATTCCGTTTTGTGACTCGCCTTCCTTTCTCTCCAGCTCCCGATTCCGATGTGTCTCTACTTTCCACACGCACCAGCTAACGACCGTACAGAGAACATGaacctcgccctcggctACGCTGAATACGAGGGCATTCCTACCATGTAGAAAGGGACAGGGGCGACCAATACTTTCAGGACGAATTAGATTCACAAGGGCTCGGCGCGGACACTCAATCTTATGGAGTCAAAACCGGTTCAAAAAGCATTTCCCCCGTTTATTTACTTTCCTTCCGTCATCGGTAGTTCTctgcttttttctttctttgttTGTGGTTTCCCACTATTGTCGCCTATATGTTCCTTGTGCATTCACAACGGATTCTTTTTTTGTTCAcgtttttttttgttttgatGTTCCCAGTCCCTTCCGATGGCCACTGTGGCGGTTCATCGGGGACCCTTTTTTCCGATGGGACGACGTGAGGTTTGTGTATGCTTGTATATACCGGGTACGAGCTCAAGAAGTAATTACACAGATGCAAAGCACGATGCTCGCCATTTTCGGATTAATGTGAGTGATCTTTGTATGGGGCGCTCCTGAGAGGTATCGACAGCCATTTTGGGACATTGGGCCAACGCTCGCATAGGTGTGTGGCGATGAGCATACTGCCCAgtctcgggggggggggggcgtttTTGATGATGTTGTACAATGTCATCTTGCAAGTCTCATGACGAAGAACCGACAACCATGATGGGCACGACAGATACAGGCAGGAGTCGATGGAAAGCATGGTGTGGGCATAGTCCAACTTGGGTCTATGTGGACATGAGGGTGGTGCACCGCGTCTTCCCTCACCGAGTGAGCCCGTCGCTGGCCTAGTTCGGCAAATATACCGACAAGCCTTATCGACCGGTCGTGGACGACAGAAGGGAATACTTGCCATCGGTTCACGGAGGGCGAGAGCCACGTGGCCCGTCTACTAGGAAAGTTCCAGAGGCGTAAGAGTCCCCCCGTCGTCCAGTTTAGCACGGCACCCCATTTTTGCGATGATTAAAGATGAGTATTCCTAGAAGCACTCTTATTTGGAAGGATATTGAACACCCCTCGCTCACCAGAGCCCcaaggaaaaagaaaataaaaaataGGAAGTGAGAAGGATATGTGACAAACGCCCGCGCTGCCCAGCTTACAGATACGCGACCGCCAAACAAACAAGGATCCCGAGCACGGCGGGACGGACAGATAGGCTGATGTCTCTCGCGCCCGAGTCGGCCgggacgaagacggccgtCGGCTTGACGCCGTCGGTGAAAGGGGCGTTTGCGGCCTGCACGGCGCCCTCAAAGGCGGGTGTTCCGGCGCCGGGGTTCAACCGAGGCGATGATGGGTTGAGGACACTTTTTATCATTCAAACATTTCAGGAGTCAGCCCCCGACGGTCCCACGgtgagcagcagcggcggcggcagcatcagAAAGACGACTTACCTGTCGACGACGTGCATGACGCCgtcggtggtgatgatgtcggcgatggtgatCCGGGCCGAGTTGGCGTAcaggaggccgtcgagcttCCGGAGCGTGACCTTCTCGCCCATGAGGGTCTTGTAGCCCATCTTGAGTGTGATGCCCGGGCTGAAGCGGACCTGGTTCATGAGGACGTGGTACTCGAGGATccgggcgaggtcggcgggcTCCATGGAGGCGACCgtggcgccgatggcctggAAGGCGGCGTTGGTCGGCGCGAGCACGGTGGCGGCCTGCAGcgagtcgacgccgtcggcgaggcccGCGCGCTTCAGGGCGCCGGCCATGCTCGTCAGGCCCGTGTCCatggccgtctcggccgggGTGCCGGGGAAGGTCAGGACCGAGTCGAGGACGtggaggacgccgccggcgtaGGTGATGTCGGGCTTGGTGACGACGCTCAGCTGCTTGTAGCCGCTGAAGACGCGGGCCTGCTCGCCCTtgcggaggagctcgacctTTTGGTTGCCCGTGacgttggcggcgggcgtcTCGAGCAGGGTGTGGGCGAACTTGGAGTTCTCGGGGAACATGGCGGCCATGGTCTTGCCCGTGACGACGTGGTAGAGGAGCAGGTCGGTCAGGAAGGTGGCGTTGGTGGCGGCCCTCTGGGCGAAGGTCGGGTCGGCCTGCATCGCCTTGGCGAAGGCGTCGTTGGAGGGCGCGAGGATGGTGGTGTCGACGGCTTTGGTGATGGTCTGGCCGACGGCCGGGACCGTCGCCAGGAGGGCTGGGTGGTCGTCAGCAAGGCCATAGTccgagaagaaaagagagggaTGATTGTGTTTCCTTTTGTATACTTACCGGCGAATGTGCTTAGACTGTCATTGTTCGCcttgaggacggcgtcgaggggttgggccgccgccgccagtgCAGCGAAGGCGAGCGGGACGAAGCTCGTCAGCTGCATGGTTGCGGTAGCAGACGAAGAGAAAAGCGGGAAACCAGCCCCGGCGGGGGACGAAAAAGAAGGACTAAGACAAGGACGAGAGCGAGAAGTAGAGACGAGGACTGGTCAAGGCTTCCCAGGAACAACAGTGCTGGGTCCCAGGGCGAGGGGATCTGCTCAGTATACTTATACCGATGACCcgaccctcctccccctggGCCTGGGAGGGTCTGAGGGTCCGGGTGCCGGGTCCCAACGCTCGTCCAGGTCGGACGGTTTACCTCCCCGGCATGCAGGCATGTCCCGAAAGCTTTAACTCGGCGATAGGGCTGCCAAAATAAGCATAGGAGGGTGGTGGGGGTTGCAGAGGTGGATGGCGGTTTGTGATCTGATGCGCTTCATCTTTAGGTCTTTgcttcccccctccaccccaaGTCTTGCCTGGTGTGCGCGGCGTGAAAGGGAGCCCAAGACGAACATGCGAACATGGGCGGGAGGCGGGCCCTCGACTAGCATCGGGGAGCGGTGGtcccgaggagaagggcccATCGCTGTCTCGCTACCCTTGCGGTTGACGGACGGGAAACTTAAGGCGGGGGGGATATGGGATATCACTGCG belongs to Colletotrichum higginsianum IMI 349063 chromosome 5, whole genome shotgun sequence and includes:
- a CDS encoding Fasciclin domain-containing protein codes for the protein MQLTSFVPLAFAALAAAAQPLDAVLKANNDSLSTFAALLATVPAVGQTITKAVDTTILAPSNDAFAKAMQADPTFAQRAATNATFLTDLLLYHVVTGKTMAAMFPENSKFAHTLLETPAANVTGNQKVELLRKGEQARVFSGYKQLSVVTKPDITYAGGVLHVLDSVLTFPGTPAETAMDTGLTSMAGALKRAGLADGVDSLQAATVLAPTNAAFQAIGATVASMEPADLARILEYHVLMNQVRFSPGITLKMGYKTLMGEKVTLRKLDGLLYANSARITIADIITTDGVMHVVDSVLNPSSPRLNPGAGTPAFEGAVQAANAPFTDGVKPTAVFVPADSGARDISLSVRPAVLGILVCLAVAYL
- a CDS encoding N-acetyl-gamma-glutamyl-phosphate reductase, with the protein product MFSAAVIRAGARRAVPRVVRRQNVAAVRNPFQRLNAIRALSSTSSQSELANRDRTRAIIIRTLSQIGSRREGQQYLSYFTSVSSQKFAVIKVGGAILTDYLDDLCENIAFLYEVGLYPVIVHGAGPQLNRLLQEAGVEPQFEEGIRVTDGKTLTVARKLFLQENMKLVEKLEGLGVRTRPLTTVLTADYLDKEKWNLVGKITSVDKGPVELAISQGYVPILTSMAETTEGQILNVNADVAAAELARALEPLKIVYLSEKGGLFNGETGDKISHINLDEEYDHLMSQSWCRYGTRLKIKEIKELLETLPRTSSVAIIHPSDLQKELFTDSGAGTLIRRGDKIAFADNIASFPDLAKLKQTLIRDREGMDAEATVDRYIEFLKGTPFKAYYDEPLNCVAIVLPPNEERSHPTLATLTVTKEGWLSNVTENVFHAIKKDHPKLVWTVSEEDENLTWFFDKADGSFSSKGNQLFWYGINNLQELGVLTDEFNAHGRAMLGDSNLEARLRRAAQTSNRNLNQSTTPAQARGFSTMARRPMWAPAAASLSGKRTFATYTTTNPNPPLGKKNASNDVPSRVALIGARGYTGQALIEMLNAHPNMDLRHVSSRELAGQKLEGYTKRDVTYENLSPDQVTELEKNGAIDCWVMALPNGVCKPYIEAINEARKGGADHRSVIVDLSADYRFDNTWTYGLPELTGRSEIYKADKISNPGCYATAAQLGIAPLVEHLGGSPSVFGISGYSGAGTKPSPKNDVNLLKDNLMPYSLTDHIHEREISAKLGADVAFSPHVASWFRGIQATIHIPLNKTITSRDIRQIYQDRYAGEKLVKVVGEPPLVKNIMNKHGVEIGGFAVHSSGRRVVVCATIDNLLKGAATQCLQNMNLALGYAEYEGIPTM